In Campylobacter suis, the following proteins share a genomic window:
- a CDS encoding D-alanine--D-alanine ligase: MKKFGVIFGAKSYEHEISIVSAIVLKNVLKAPLEFIFCSADRNFYLIDPKDMRANFFSSGEYKKCKNLILNNGGFSIQSLFGAKFLDVDVYINLVHGMDGEDGKMAALLDFFGVSYIGPRLEASVMSYSKSLTKLLAQKAGVRTLEYEVIRRGDSIKSAYPVILKPSHLGSSIGISIVKDDAQLEYALDVGFEFDDEILVEPFVSAIREFNIAGCKVGGEFIFSMIEEPKKKEYLDYEQKYMSFSNETKITEAEISDRLEKNLKEAFKKIYSQGFDGALIRCDFFAFNEEVYLNEINPNPGSLANYLFDDFTAVIEALADSLVRERDIKVDYKFINSITHSKGGKI; the protein is encoded by the coding sequence ATGAAAAAATTTGGTGTTATTTTTGGTGCAAAAAGCTACGAGCATGAGATAAGCATAGTAAGTGCTATCGTGCTTAAAAATGTATTAAAAGCGCCGCTTGAGTTTATATTTTGTAGCGCTGATAGAAATTTCTATCTTATAGATCCCAAAGATATGCGTGCAAATTTTTTCAGCTCTGGTGAATATAAAAAATGTAAAAATTTAATCCTTAACAATGGAGGATTTAGCATACAGTCACTTTTTGGCGCAAAATTTTTAGATGTAGATGTATATATAAATTTAGTTCACGGCATGGACGGTGAAGATGGAAAGATGGCTGCTTTGCTTGATTTTTTCGGTGTTAGCTACATTGGGCCAAGACTTGAAGCAAGTGTTATGAGCTACAGTAAGAGCCTGACAAAACTTTTAGCCCAAAAAGCAGGCGTAAGAACGCTAGAGTATGAAGTCATAAGACGCGGCGATAGTATAAAGTCAGCCTATCCAGTTATCTTAAAGCCAAGCCATCTTGGTAGTAGTATCGGCATTAGCATAGTAAAAGATGATGCCCAGCTCGAGTATGCGCTTGATGTGGGCTTTGAATTTGATGATGAAATTTTAGTTGAGCCATTTGTAAGCGCGATAAGAGAATTTAACATTGCTGGTTGTAAGGTGGGTGGCGAGTTTATATTTTCTATGATAGAGGAGCCAAAAAAGAAAGAGTATCTTGACTACGAACAAAAATATATGAGCTTTTCAAACGAGACAAAGATAACAGAGGCTGAAATTTCAGATAGACTTGAAAAAAACCTAAAAGAGGCATTTAAAAAGATATACTCACAAGGTTTTGATGGGGCACTTATAAGATGTGACTTTTTTGCCTTTAACGAAGAGGTATATCTAAATGAGATAAATCCAAATCCAGGAAGTCTTGCAAATTATCTATTTGACGACTTTACCGCTGTCATTGAAGCACTTGCGGATTCGCTTGTAAGAGAGCGAGATATTAAGGTTGATTATAAATTTATCAACTCTATCACGCACTCAAAGGGCGGTAAAATATAA
- the ruvA gene encoding Holliday junction branch migration protein RuvA — translation MIKAIEGIITKKEPAFVVLKTVSGVSYGVFISLFCSAKLETGVKTELNITQIIREDANLLYGFLDISEQKMFEMLIKLSGIGASTAMAVCSSLSANAFTNAVLNGDADTIKQVPGIGPKTARRIIAELSDAKLVSDESVPSYQNEALLALEALGFKREKIVKILPECKSQTTGELVKEALKKLG, via the coding sequence ATGATAAAGGCTATTGAAGGTATTATAACTAAAAAAGAGCCCGCATTTGTGGTGCTAAAGACAGTGAGTGGCGTTAGCTATGGTGTTTTTATCTCACTTTTTTGCTCTGCAAAGCTTGAAACCGGGGTAAAAACTGAACTAAATATAACGCAAATTATTAGAGAAGATGCGAATTTACTTTATGGTTTTTTAGATATTTCTGAGCAAAAGATGTTTGAAATGCTTATAAAATTAAGCGGTATCGGCGCTAGTACGGCGATGGCAGTTTGCTCTAGTCTTTCTGCAAATGCTTTTACAAATGCGGTTTTAAACGGTGATGCTGACACTATAAAACAAGTCCCAGGTATCGGACCAAAGACTGCTAGGCGCATTATCGCTGAGTTAAGTGACGCTAAGCTTGTAAGCGATGAAAGTGTGCCAAGCTATCAAAATGAAGCACTTCTAGCGCTTGAAGCACTTGGCTTTAAGCGAGAAAAGATAGTTAAAATTTTGCCTGAATGCAAAAGCCAAACTACTGGTGAGCTTGTAAAAGAAGCTCTAAAAAAACTAGGATAA
- a CDS encoding Mur ligase family protein yields MSETFLTIFYTFSTAFFTLALSFYIITCFQWFSYKLERVIFHFTRPLWHVVFFIIPLVLFYTTGRWFFIYFYFAYLTCIYFWHKKLDKKLVFTARIKRFFVFLVVAICVQILFAFLSENTKIEPVLPIVVSLLISHFFEKFNALNFRKKADKKLANLPNLKIVLITASYGKTSIKNFLYELLKDDFVTHKTPRSVNTLVGLIKDVNENLNEKTQIYIAEAGARLSGDIAEISAFLNPHIVVVGQIGEQHIEYFKTIENIRATKLEALCSKRLEMAFLHSSTLKEQGENILIYDKNLKDINATLDGINFTLNEKHYFTPLLGEFNAINLAACIGVARHLGAKDESISKVLLGLKNVEHRLQRIDAGGKIIIDDSFNGNFAGMSASYELVRSYAGRKVLITPGIVESTQEENENLSRIINEIFDIVMISSPLNARALLKHLNKPEIIIIKDKTQMTQILAQNTRSGDLILFSNDAPSFM; encoded by the coding sequence ATGAGTGAGACTTTTTTAACTATCTTCTACACATTTTCAACGGCATTTTTTACACTTGCACTAAGTTTTTACATCATAACTTGTTTTCAATGGTTTTCTTATAAACTAGAGCGCGTTATTTTTCATTTCACAAGACCGCTTTGGCATGTTGTTTTTTTTATTATCCCGCTTGTGCTTTTTTACACAACTGGCAGATGGTTTTTTATCTATTTTTATTTTGCATATTTAACATGTATCTACTTTTGGCATAAAAAGCTTGATAAAAAACTGGTTTTTACGGCAAGGATAAAGCGTTTTTTTGTATTTTTGGTAGTCGCTATCTGTGTGCAAATTTTATTTGCCTTTTTAAGTGAAAATACAAAAATAGAACCTGTTTTACCTATCGTGGTGAGTCTTTTGATAAGTCACTTTTTTGAAAAATTTAATGCTTTAAATTTTAGGAAAAAAGCTGATAAAAAACTTGCAAATTTGCCGAATTTAAAAATAGTTTTGATAACCGCAAGTTATGGCAAAACAAGCATAAAAAACTTTCTTTATGAGCTTTTAAAAGATGATTTTGTAACACATAAAACACCAAGAAGTGTAAATACGCTAGTTGGACTTATAAAAGATGTAAATGAAAACTTAAATGAAAAAACTCAGATCTACATCGCAGAAGCTGGTGCAAGACTAAGTGGCGATATAGCCGAAATTTCAGCTTTTTTAAATCCACATATTGTAGTCGTAGGACAGATAGGCGAGCAGCATATAGAGTATTTTAAAACCATAGAAAATATCCGTGCTACAAAGCTTGAAGCACTTTGCAGCAAACGACTTGAGATGGCTTTTTTGCATAGCTCGACACTAAAAGAGCAGGGCGAAAATATTTTAATTTATGATAAAAATTTAAAAGATATCAACGCAACTCTTGATGGTATAAATTTTACACTTAATGAAAAACATTACTTTACTCCACTTCTTGGAGAGTTTAACGCCATAAATTTAGCCGCATGTATCGGTGTGGCAAGACATCTTGGTGCTAAAGATGAGAGTATAAGCAAGGTACTTTTGGGGCTTAAAAATGTTGAGCATAGACTTCAGCGTATAGATGCTGGTGGAAAGATAATAATAGATGATAGTTTTAACGGAAATTTTGCTGGTATGAGTGCAAGCTATGAGCTTGTAAGAAGCTATGCTGGTAGAAAAGTACTTATAACTCCAGGGATAGTAGAGTCAACCCAAGAAGAAAATGAAAATCTTTCTCGCATTATAAATGAGATATTTGACATCGTCATGATATCAAGCCCACTAAATGCTAGAGCGTTGTTAAAACATTTAAATAAACCAGAGATCATCATCATAAAGGATAAAACTCAGATGACACAAATTTTAGCTCAAAATACCAGAAGTGGCGACTTGATACTATTTTCTAACGACGCACCGAGCTTTATGTAA
- a CDS encoding type II toxin-antitoxin system Phd/YefM family antitoxin, producing MTTFSKDEVFTATEVVRNFSAVLGKISKAELKRAVIVKNNKFEAVLLSMSEYERLQEAVEILKNFYTSNKRDGNGE from the coding sequence ATGACAACATTTAGCAAAGATGAAGTTTTTACGGCGACTGAGGTTGTGCGAAATTTCAGTGCAGTACTTGGAAAGATAAGCAAAGCCGAGTTAAAACGCGCAGTCATCGTCAAAAATAATAAATTTGAAGCCGTCCTTTTGAGTATGAGCGAGTATGAGCGATTGCAAGAGGCAGTTGAAATTTTAAAGAATTTTTACACATCAAACAAAAGAGATGGCAATGGCGAGTAA
- the flgH gene encoding flagellar basal body L-ring protein FlgH encodes MKINYLILGGTLVIFTACTPSVDPHIDMKAPVYVDQLPAKDISKSSNQGSLYGRGKDPLFSDRKAMNVNDIVTIIITETASQTSSGNKKTNRDSTTSLGGGVFTASGPGLSTIAGQLNKFGNIGFQAGGGNEFEGGGSVSRSERFTTTISARIVKILNNGNYFIEGSREILVNGEKQIIQISGVIRPYDISQRNEIDSKYIADAKILYKTEGDLDKSTKKPWGTRIMEAIWPF; translated from the coding sequence ATGAAAATTAATTACCTAATATTAGGCGGCACTTTAGTCATTTTTACAGCTTGTACACCCAGCGTCGATCCCCATATAGATATGAAAGCTCCAGTGTATGTTGATCAGCTTCCAGCAAAAGATATTTCAAAAAGTTCAAATCAAGGCAGTCTTTATGGGCGCGGTAAAGACCCGCTATTTTCAGATAGAAAGGCGATGAATGTTAATGACATTGTGACTATCATCATCACAGAAACAGCCTCACAAACTTCAAGTGGAAACAAAAAAACTAACAGAGATAGTACGACCTCTCTTGGTGGCGGTGTTTTTACGGCTAGTGGACCTGGACTTTCAACGATCGCTGGCCAGTTAAATAAATTTGGCAATATCGGCTTTCAAGCTGGTGGAGGAAATGAGTTTGAGGGCGGTGGCTCAGTAAGCAGAAGTGAGCGCTTTACAACCACGATCTCGGCTCGTATCGTCAAGATTTTAAATAATGGCAATTATTTTATAGAGGGCTCTCGAGAAATTTTGGTAAATGGAGAAAAGCAGATTATTCAAATTAGCGGTGTTATCCGCCCTTATGACATCTCACAACGCAATGAGATCGACTCAAAATATATCGCTGATGCAAAAATTTTGTATAAAACTGAAGGAGATCTTGATAAGTCTACTAAAAAGCCATGGGGTACTCGTATAATGGAGGCTATCTGGCCTTTCTAA
- a CDS encoding flagellar assembly protein A: MSEETQEIVYFSPIQADTKTPLADIASIAQSQEIDPQFVDYRLLDVVTSYTDSEHNEPVTLMSKELDIFDDTAFFIDESLNIEQSYHVEYFDIRQAPQNQLPKISIGANSSLTKVIAKIHASKDIKHVSGYENLLYDYIAKQLIKAKILVGIREDELRKNLTKIASILRIKEMIDHDITLTVTTGAQAHKPTDAQMIFHYKNNTNNIQNDKINHASRGFLQGVVAGDVIMECIKPKNGRNGRNVRGEFIKMPEPKDNEFKDINVNAENIDKIEDDTSIKFIAKKPGFVSDKGGVYDIGEHLEVNEINFRDTGSVQTSIDANVSLFIKEDDVFKDAIGTGVIVEAKEVNVRGNIAANAQVIADDVVIGGQTHGKAKIKARTANIAVHIGTVEADDVSIDRLEGGTVIAKKARINSVVGGSITAEEIVIETLGSNCTMTAARLIDVKYLRGMNNRFIIDASKMRDQADEIPRQLELIKELEEQIDKIPKKLETKKMIIDENKGSINVIKAKVEELQNAKIVPPVTFMKKLKEYQQLVNDYNALLHEFKTKKAEYKGLKDELDVMQNGIFAAKVINRSNWLELNEIKFIVIDPPTEVSYITRQNEMIRIMTLTRDGDKFSVKKDNNIGLLQ; encoded by the coding sequence TTGAGCGAAGAAACACAAGAGATAGTCTATTTTTCACCTATTCAAGCCGATACAAAAACACCACTTGCTGATATAGCTAGTATCGCTCAGTCGCAAGAGATCGACCCACAGTTTGTTGATTATAGGCTACTTGATGTGGTAACAAGCTACACAGACAGTGAGCATAACGAGCCTGTGACTCTTATGTCAAAAGAGCTTGATATTTTTGATGATACGGCGTTTTTTATAGATGAGAGTTTAAATATCGAGCAAAGCTATCATGTTGAATACTTTGATATACGCCAAGCGCCACAAAACCAACTACCTAAAATAAGCATAGGGGCAAACTCAAGCCTAACAAAAGTTATCGCCAAAATTCACGCATCAAAAGACATTAAACATGTCAGTGGTTATGAAAATTTACTCTATGACTATATCGCAAAACAGCTAATAAAGGCAAAAATTCTAGTTGGCATAAGAGAAGATGAACTAAGAAAAAATTTAACAAAGATAGCTTCTATTTTGCGCATAAAAGAGATGATAGATCATGATATCACCCTTACAGTAACAACTGGTGCCCAAGCGCACAAGCCAACCGATGCGCAGATGATATTTCATTATAAAAACAATACAAACAATATCCAAAATGATAAGATAAATCACGCTAGCCGTGGCTTTTTACAAGGTGTTGTAGCTGGCGATGTGATAATGGAGTGCATAAAGCCAAAAAATGGCAGAAATGGCAGAAATGTTCGTGGCGAGTTTATAAAGATGCCTGAACCAAAAGATAACGAATTTAAAGATATAAATGTAAATGCCGAAAATATCGATAAAATAGAAGATGACACAAGTATAAAATTTATCGCTAAAAAGCCAGGTTTTGTAAGCGATAAGGGCGGAGTTTACGATATCGGAGAGCATCTTGAGGTAAATGAGATAAATTTTCGCGACACAGGCTCAGTTCAAACTTCAATCGATGCAAATGTTTCGCTTTTTATAAAAGAGGATGATGTTTTTAAAGACGCTATTGGAACAGGTGTTATAGTCGAGGCAAAAGAGGTAAATGTCCGTGGAAATATCGCTGCAAATGCCCAAGTCATAGCCGATGATGTGGTTATTGGCGGGCAGACCCATGGCAAGGCAAAGATAAAAGCACGCACGGCAAATATCGCAGTTCACATAGGCACGGTAGAAGCCGATGATGTGAGCATAGATAGGCTTGAAGGTGGAACTGTTATAGCTAAAAAAGCAAGGATAAACTCAGTAGTGGGGGGTTCGATAACAGCAGAGGAGATCGTTATAGAAACACTTGGCTCAAACTGCACGATGACTGCCGCAAGACTTATAGATGTAAAATATCTACGAGGTATGAATAATAGATTTATAATAGACGCCAGCAAGATGCGAGACCAAGCAGATGAAATTCCTCGCCAGCTCGAGCTTATAAAAGAGCTTGAAGAGCAGATAGATAAAATTCCTAAAAAGCTTGAAACAAAAAAGATGATAATAGACGAAAACAAAGGCTCTATAAATGTCATCAAAGCAAAGGTGGAAGAGCTTCAAAATGCAAAGATAGTTCCGCCTGTAACTTTTATGAAAAAACTAAAAGAGTATCAGCAGTTAGTTAATGACTACAACGCACTTTTGCATGAATTTAAGACAAAAAAAGCTGAGTACAAAGGGTTAAAAGATGAGCTTGATGTTATGCAAAATGGTATATTTGCAGCAAAAGTTATAAATAGAAGCAACTGGCTTGAGTTAAATGAGATAAAATTTATAGTCATCGACCCCCCAACAGAGGTTTCATATATCACAAGGCAAAACGAGATGATTCGCATAATGACACTAACAAGAGATGGCGATAAATTTAGCGTCAAAAAAGATAACAACATAGGCTTGTTACAATAA
- a CDS encoding acetate kinase translates to MKILVLNSGSSSIKFQLFLMDSEQSIASGLIEQIGLGDSHAILKADGKIYEKFLPIPNHHAGLDTMNELLCKSNTLHDLAELDGIGHRIVHGGESFSCSVLIDGAVISELERISPLAPLHNPGHIAGIKNAMQNSKNVPHVAVFDTVFHQSMPEYAYRYALPYDICKKHHIRKYGFHGTSHKYVCKRASELMGINFENFNAISLHLGNGASVCAVENGKSVDTSMGLSPLEGLIMGTRSGDIDPAALVFLLNAGVLKWDEIDTFLNKQSGLLGICGSSDMRDVVAKMKDNEQARLAYEMFCYRVKKYIGAYYAVLGRVDAVIFTGGIGENAPNTRQKITNELAHIGLSVDRDKNFDTSLKGERCLDSLDAKIKTFVIPTNEELEIARETKRLVLGK, encoded by the coding sequence ATGAAAATTTTGGTTCTAAATTCAGGTTCAAGCTCTATAAAATTTCAACTTTTTTTAATGGATAGCGAGCAAAGTATCGCAAGCGGTCTTATCGAGCAAATAGGACTTGGCGACTCTCATGCGATATTAAAAGCAGATGGTAAGATTTATGAGAAATTTTTACCTATACCAAACCATCATGCTGGGCTTGATACAATGAATGAACTTTTGTGTAAGTCAAACACCTTGCACGATCTAGCAGAGCTTGATGGCATAGGACATCGTATAGTTCATGGAGGAGAGAGCTTTTCTTGTTCTGTTTTGATAGATGGTGCTGTTATAAGTGAGCTTGAGCGTATCAGCCCCCTAGCCCCGCTACATAATCCAGGTCATATCGCAGGCATAAAAAATGCTATGCAAAATAGCAAAAATGTACCACATGTTGCTGTTTTTGATACTGTATTTCATCAAAGTATGCCAGAGTATGCATACAGATATGCTTTGCCTTATGACATCTGCAAGAAACATCACATACGAAAATACGGCTTTCACGGCACCTCTCATAAGTATGTTTGCAAAAGAGCAAGTGAGCTTATGGGTATAAATTTTGAGAATTTTAACGCCATCTCTTTACATCTTGGCAATGGCGCAAGCGTATGTGCTGTTGAGAATGGAAAAAGCGTGGATACTTCGATGGGCCTAAGTCCACTTGAAGGGCTTATAATGGGCACACGAAGCGGAGATATAGACCCAGCAGCACTTGTATTTTTACTAAATGCTGGTGTGCTAAAGTGGGATGAGATAGATACATTTTTAAACAAACAAAGTGGGCTTTTGGGGATTTGTGGCTCATCTGACATGAGAGATGTTGTGGCAAAAATGAAAGATAATGAGCAAGCAAGACTTGCCTATGAGATGTTTTGCTACCGAGTGAAAAAATATATCGGAGCATACTATGCTGTTCTTGGACGAGTTGATGCCGTTATCTTTACTGGTGGTATAGGCGAAAACGCACCAAATACGCGTCAAAAGATAACAAATGAGCTAGCACATATAGGGCTAAGTGTAGATAGGGATAAAAATTTTGACACAAGCCTTAAAGGAGAGCGCTGCTTAGACTCGCTGGATGCAAAGATAAAGACATTTGTTATACCGACAAATGAAGAGTTGGAGATAGCTAGGGAAACTAAGCGCTTGGTTTTAGGCAAGTAA
- a CDS encoding alpha/beta fold hydrolase, which translates to MASKEIKYGLKTYKISYEILNQSHENTILFLHGWGANKEIMKKAFGEHFNSYKHIYVDMPGFGASDIFTPLNTSDYAKILKRFIQTLPKEPEIIVGHSFGGKVATLLGPKNIVLLSSAGILVKKRLLVRLKIAIFKFFKLFGFGKFYKVFATKDVSGMSRTMYETLKNVVNEDFSSKFSHLRSKAFIFWGQNDKATPLKSGEKMHELVKDSKFYPLNGDHFFFLLHAKFISDSVLSELNETKSQNLAPNSDDLDEISGIEMVGAQDE; encoded by the coding sequence ATGGCGAGTAAAGAGATAAAATACGGCTTAAAAACATATAAAATCAGCTACGAAATACTTAACCAAAGCCACGAAAATACTATACTTTTTTTGCACGGCTGGGGAGCAAATAAGGAGATAATGAAAAAGGCATTTGGCGAGCATTTTAACAGCTATAAACACATCTATGTAGATATGCCGGGCTTTGGCGCTAGTGATATTTTTACCCCTCTTAATACGAGTGATTATGCAAAGATACTTAAACGCTTCATTCAAACACTGCCAAAAGAGCCAGAGATCATAGTCGGGCATAGTTTTGGTGGCAAGGTTGCTACTCTTTTGGGGCCAAAAAATATAGTACTTCTTAGCTCGGCTGGAATTTTGGTCAAAAAGCGTCTTTTGGTGCGTCTTAAGATCGCTATTTTTAAATTTTTTAAGCTTTTTGGTTTTGGCAAATTTTATAAAGTATTTGCCACAAAAGATGTTAGTGGAATGAGTAGAACGATGTATGAAACGCTAAAAAATGTCGTAAATGAAGACTTTAGTTCAAAATTTAGCCACCTTCGTTCGAAGGCATTTATATTTTGGGGGCAAAACGACAAGGCTACTCCGCTTAAAAGTGGAGAAAAGATGCACGAGCTTGTAAAAGATAGTAAATTTTACCCATTAAATGGCGATCATTTTTTCTTCTTGTTGCATGCAAAATTTATAAGCGATAGTGTTTTGTCTGAATTAAATGAAACTAAAAGCCAAAATTTAGCACCAAATAGTGACGATCTAGATGAAATTTCTGGCATCGAGATGGTTGGAGCACAAGATGAGTGA
- the pta gene encoding phosphate acetyltransferase, translating to MNSFYLISPLNLAHLKEKVALKFKNFTTFEIKIDEAAYLTSKKQEILKLIDKFEMLKKEYDFIIVIGSKFKFLGTNETNLMLAKELNCPIFADENLNELRAINSGSRLLITDDIDEILKAEQNITTKIKFEYNLTKLAKSLQKHIILPESEDERILRAVAEISAKNLAKLTLLGNTSETKKRAYELGLNLENIEILDPQTSELTSKFAEQIFEARKAKNLSYDQAQILAKDRNYFATMCVKNALVDGMVSGAVGTTADTIRPALQLIKTKPGISTVSGLFFIALDEEILLYADCAVTPKPDANTLAQTAVLSAKSAQNFGITPSVALLSYSTKESGAGESVETVKLATKIINENQSWLNADGPLQYDAATNLDTAAKKAPGSRVSGRANVFVFPDLNSANICYKAVQKSANALAVGPVLQGLNAPVNDLSRGATVQDIINTILITAIQAGEN from the coding sequence ATGAACTCTTTTTATCTGATATCGCCACTAAATTTAGCACATTTAAAAGAAAAAGTTGCTTTAAAATTTAAAAATTTTACCACTTTCGAGATAAAAATAGACGAAGCCGCTTATCTAACATCAAAAAAACAAGAAATTTTAAAGCTTATAGATAAATTTGAAATGCTTAAAAAAGAGTATGATTTTATAATAGTAATTGGTAGTAAGTTTAAATTTCTTGGTACAAATGAGACAAATTTAATGCTTGCAAAAGAGCTAAACTGTCCCATCTTTGCTGATGAAAATTTAAACGAACTAAGAGCGATAAACTCGGGCTCCAGGCTACTTATTACAGATGATATTGATGAAATTTTAAAAGCTGAGCAAAACATCACAACAAAGATAAAATTTGAATACAACTTAACAAAACTTGCAAAAAGCCTACAAAAACATATCATACTTCCAGAGAGTGAAGATGAGAGAATCTTGCGTGCTGTAGCTGAAATTTCTGCTAAAAATTTAGCCAAACTCACTCTTCTTGGCAACACAAGTGAGACAAAAAAAAGAGCTTATGAGCTTGGGCTAAATTTAGAAAATATAGAAATTTTAGATCCTCAAACAAGTGAACTTACATCAAAGTTTGCTGAGCAAATTTTTGAAGCAAGAAAAGCAAAGAATCTAAGCTACGATCAAGCACAAATTTTAGCTAAAGATCGAAACTATTTTGCTACAATGTGTGTTAAAAACGCCCTTGTGGACGGTATGGTAAGCGGTGCTGTAGGAACTACTGCAGATACGATACGCCCTGCTCTTCAACTTATAAAAACAAAGCCTGGTATAAGCACAGTTTCTGGACTGTTTTTCATAGCTTTGGATGAAGAAATTTTACTTTATGCTGACTGCGCTGTGACTCCAAAACCTGATGCTAATACACTGGCACAAACTGCCGTTTTATCTGCAAAAAGCGCACAAAATTTTGGTATCACGCCTAGTGTGGCTCTTCTTAGCTATTCGACTAAAGAGAGCGGGGCTGGCGAAAGTGTGGAGACAGTAAAGCTAGCAACAAAGATAATAAATGAAAACCAGAGTTGGCTGAACGCAGATGGTCCTTTGCAATATGACGCAGCAACAAATTTAGATACTGCCGCCAAAAAAGCTCCTGGCTCAAGGGTATCAGGCAGGGCAAATGTCTTTGTATTTCCTGATTTAAATAGTGCAAATATCTGTTACAAAGCAGTTCAAAAAAGCGCAAATGCTCTAGCTGTTGGTCCAGTGCTTCAGGGTTTAAACGCACCAGTTAATGACCTTAGTCGCGGAGCAACTGTACAAGATATAATAAATACAATACTAATAACAGCGATACAAGCAGGAGAAAACTAA
- the murJ gene encoding murein biosynthesis integral membrane protein MurJ: MFVKGFFSNSAGIMVSRILGLARDILTALVLGAGIYSDLFFIAFKIPNLFRRIFGEGAFTQAFLPNFAKARHKSVFSAEIFIKFLFFIGILTLFVNIFTGFFIKIIASGLSDEAISAAIPLVNINFYYLGLVYIVTFMASLLQYKGHFATTAFSTALLNLAMIIALLLAYGKDEKSVAFCLSYGVIAGGVLQVLVHIIAMQKTGAGKIFFGGLKGYAAKKRESIKGFFSNFYHGLIGSSAMQISAFMDTWLASFLVTGSISYLFYANRIFQLPLAVFAIALSQALFPKITKLLKANDEQNAMFWTKKSFYLLLFVLSLATIGGVVLAEPVIWLLFERGNFTHQNTIECAAVLSAYMVGLAPFGLAKIFSLWLYAKMQQKKAAKISIICLVINLVLAVVLMQPFGAVGLALASSLGGFLQLGLFVNAFGWRKFLDIIELKKLMLITLSCVVFAVVLMILKEVIYANL, from the coding sequence ATGTTTGTAAAAGGCTTTTTTTCAAATTCAGCTGGCATTATGGTTTCTCGTATTTTAGGGCTTGCAAGAGATATTTTGACAGCCTTGGTTCTTGGAGCTGGCATTTATAGCGATCTATTTTTCATAGCTTTTAAAATTCCAAACCTCTTTCGCCGCATATTTGGAGAAGGAGCATTTACGCAGGCTTTTTTACCAAATTTTGCAAAAGCAAGACACAAAAGTGTTTTTAGCGCAGAAATTTTTATAAAATTTCTTTTTTTTATAGGCATTTTGACACTTTTTGTAAATATTTTTACTGGATTTTTTATAAAAATTATCGCAAGTGGGCTAAGCGATGAGGCGATAAGTGCCGCCATACCTCTTGTAAATATCAACTTTTACTATCTTGGGCTAGTTTATATAGTTACATTTATGGCATCCTTGCTTCAGTATAAAGGACACTTTGCTACGACGGCATTTTCTACGGCTCTTTTAAATTTAGCGATGATTATTGCGCTATTGCTAGCTTATGGTAAAGATGAAAAAAGTGTAGCATTTTGTCTTAGTTACGGGGTTATTGCTGGTGGGGTACTGCAGGTTTTAGTCCATATCATCGCCATGCAAAAAACTGGTGCTGGTAAAATTTTCTTTGGAGGGCTTAAAGGTTATGCTGCCAAAAAAAGAGAGAGCATAAAGGGCTTTTTTTCTAACTTTTATCACGGACTTATAGGCTCTTCTGCTATGCAAATAAGCGCTTTTATGGATACTTGGCTAGCTAGCTTTTTAGTAACTGGAAGTATCAGTTATCTTTTTTATGCAAACCGAATTTTCCAACTCCCGCTTGCTGTTTTTGCCATAGCTCTCTCGCAAGCACTTTTTCCAAAAATAACAAAGCTATTAAAAGCAAACGATGAGCAAAATGCTATGTTTTGGACAAAAAAGAGCTTTTATCTGCTACTTTTTGTCCTAAGTTTAGCCACTATTGGCGGAGTTGTTTTAGCGGAGCCAGTTATTTGGCTACTCTTTGAGCGTGGAAATTTCACTCATCAAAATACCATAGAGTGTGCCGCCGTCTTATCTGCATACATGGTTGGACTAGCCCCTTTTGGGCTAGCAAAAATTTTCTCACTTTGGCTTTATGCTAAAATGCAACAAAAAAAAGCAGCTAAAATTTCCATCATCTGCCTTGTTATAAATTTAGTTCTAGCTGTGGTGTTAATGCAGCCTTTTGGGGCTGTTGGCTTGGCACTTGCAAGCTCACTTGGTGGCTTTTTGCAACTTGGACTTTTTGTCAATGCTTTTGGTTGGAGAAAATTTTTAGATATAATCGAACTTAAAAAACTAATGCTAATCACATTATCATGCGTGGTTTTTGCTGTTGTTTTAATGATATTAAAGGAAGTTATTTATGCAAATTTATGA